One genomic window of Sebastes umbrosus isolate fSebUmb1 chromosome 15, fSebUmb1.pri, whole genome shotgun sequence includes the following:
- the LOC119503030 gene encoding programmed cell death 6-interacting protein isoform X1, translating into MATFISVPLKKSSEVDLVKPLSKFVTATYPAGEEQVEYLRAVEELNKLRRNALGRPLDKHESSLEVLLRYYDQLCAVEAKFPFSENQLCLTFTWKDAFDKGSLFGGSVKLALASLGYEKTCVLFNAAALASQIASEQNLDNDEGLKAAAKFYQLASGAFGHIKDTVLSALNREPTMDISPETVGTLSNIMLAQAQEVFFLKATSDKMKDAVIAKLANQAADFYGDAYKQCQYKENLPKYFYFQEVLPVLAAKHCIMQANAELHQSAVAKQKKRFGEEIARLQHATKLMKTVATTYDEYVSVKDLSDKINRALTAARKDNDFIYHDRVPEVKDVEHIGKAALVKSTTITPPLSQKFTDLFEKMVPMAVQQSMGIYGQRKTETVNRLVGTMREATNLCNGVLASLNLPAALEDLSGDSIPQSIAEKARAIVQLGGLQSIEQLIRDLPELLTRNREILDESLKMLDDEETTDNDLRAKFNQRWNRTPSGDLYKPLRAEGANFRNILDKAVQADQVVRDRYNTHCEMIALLCKPENELNAAIPSANPTKTLQGSEVVNVLRAQLAQLDEMKKERETLEGEIKGVTFDMSTTFLTALAQDGAISEEQLSLSQLDQLYGAYNQRVQATIRTQEEVLGQVQTSHQEFSSLKQSNTEANQREEVLKKLASAHDSYVEISNNLREGTKFYNDLTEILLKFQNKCSDIVFARKTERDELLKDLQQSIAREPSAPSFNVPAYQSTPAAPAGGPTPAPRTVFSQQPPQAQQQPQAKPMPPARPPPPSFTPQAASTIPTNAPPTGPPNSNPPPVAPPNQAQGPPYPSYQGYPGYYQMPMGYGAYGYGQFNMPNMPTMPNMPYMSYQQTPGQGGYPAAPPTGQPYPGYPQQPPQQQPYYPQQ; encoded by the exons ATGGCGACGTTTATTTCAGTCCCGTTAAAGAAGTCGTCTGAGGTGGATCTAGTGAAGCCTCTGTCTAAGTTTGTGACGGCTACATACCCGGCCGGAGAGGAGCAGGTCGAGTACCTCCGAGCCGTGGAGGAGCTCAACAAGCTCCGCAGGAACGCGCTGGGGAGGCCGCTGGACAAACACGAGAGCTCCCTGGAGGTCCTGCTCAG atACTATGACCAACTGTGTGCTGTCGAGGCCAAGTTCCCCTTCTCTGAAAACCAG CTCTGCTTAACCTTCACATGGAAGGATGCCTTTGATAAAGGATCGCTGTTCGGTGGCTCAGTCAAGCTTG CTTTGGCCAGTTTGGGCTACGAGAAGACATGCGTGTTGTTCAACGCAGCAGCTCTGGCCAGTCAGATCGCCTCTGAGCAGAACCTGGACAACGACGAGGGACTGAAGGCTGCAGCCAAGTTCTATCAG CTGGCCAGCGGAGCGTTTGGCCACATCAAGGACACGGTGCTGTCAGCACTGAACAGGGAGCCCACCATGGACATCTCCCCCGAGACTGTGGGTACCCTGAGCAACATCATGCTGGCCCAGGCCCAGGAGGTCTTCTTCCTCAAAGCCACCTCAG ATAAGATGAAAGATGCTGTCATCGCCAAGCTGGCCAATCAGGCAGCAGATTTCTACGGCGACGCCTACAAGCAATGCCAGTACAAAGAAAACCTTCCCAAG tatttttattttcaggaaGTGCTGCCGGTGCTGGCGGCCAAGCACTGCATCATGCAAGCCAACGCTGAGCTGCACCAGAGCGCCGTGGCCAAGCAGAAGAAGCGCTTTGGAGAGGAGATCGCTCGCCTGCAG CATGCAACAAAGTTGATGAAGACGGTGGCGACTACTTACGACGAATATGTGAGCGTTAAGGACCTGAGTGACAAGATAAACCGAGCCCTCACCGCAGCCAGAAAAGACAATGACTTTATCTACCACGACCGCGTGCCTGAGGTCAAGGATGTAGAACACATTGGCAAGGCAGCTCTGGTCAAATCCACCACCATCACACCTCCACTCAGCCAGAAATTCACAG ACTTGTTTGAGAAGATGGTCCCCATGGCGGTGCAGCAGTCTATGGGCATTTACGGCCAGAGGAAGACTGAGACTGTTAACAGACTGGTGGGAACGATGAGGGAGGCCACCAATCTCTGCAACGG GGTGTTGGCATCCCTAAACCTGCCCGCTGCCCTGGAGGACCTGTCAGGAGACTCTATCCCACAATCCATTGCTGAGAAGGCCCGAGCCATCGTGCAGCTGGGAGGATTGCAGAGCATCGAGCAGCTAATCAGAGACCTGCCTGAGCTTCTGACCCGCAACAGAGAGATCCTGGATGAG TCTCTGAAGATGCTGGATGATGAAGAGACGACCGACAACGATCTGAGAGCCAAGTTCAACCAGCGCTGGAACAGAACCCCCTCTGGAGACCTCTACAAGCCCCTTCgtgcag AGGGAGCCAACTTCCGCAACATCTTGGACAAGGCCGTACAGGCGGACCAGGTGGTGAGGGACCGCTACAACACCCACTGTGAGATGATCGCTCTGCTGTGTAAACCAGAGAACGAGCTCAACGCTGCCATCCCCTCCGCCAACCCGACCAAGACACTGCAGGGCAGCGAG GTGGTGAACGTGCTGCGCGCCCAGCTCGCCCAGCTGGACGAGAtgaagaaggagagggagaccCTGGAGGGAGAGATCAAGGGTGTGACCTTTGACATGTCTACCACCTTCCTGACGGCGCTCGCCCAGGACGGAGCCATCAGCGAGGAGCAGCTGTCACTCTCACAGCTCGACCAGTTGTACGGCGCCTACAACCAGAGGGTACAGGCCACCATCCGCACGCAGGAAGAAGTGCTGGGACAAGTTCAG ACGTCCCACCAGGAGTTCAGCAGTCTGAAGCAGTCCAACACGGAGGCCAACCAGAGGGAGGAGGTCCTGAAGAAGCTGGCTTCAGCCCATGACAGCTACGTTGAGATCAGCAACAACCTGCGCGAAGGCACCAAG TTCTACAACGACTTGACAGAAATCCTGCTTAAGTTCCAGAACAAATGCAGCGACATCGTTTTCGCTCGCAAGACAGAGCGGGATGAACTACTTAA GGACCTGCAGCAGAGCATCGCCCGAGAGCCCAGTGCTCCGTCCTTCAACGTTCCTGCCTATCAGAGCACCCCAGCTGCCCCCGCTGGTGGCCCAACCCCTGCACCCAGGACCGTCTTT TCCCAGCAGCCACCTCAAGCCCAGCAGCAGCCCCAGGCGAAGCCCATGCCCCCAGCCAGGCCTCCTCCACCGAGCTTCACACCTCAGGCAGCCTCCACCATTCCCACCAATGCACCACCCACTGGCCCTCCCAACAGCAACCCACCACCTGTGGCCCCACCAAACCAGGCCCAGGGGCCACCTTACCCCAGCTATCAAGGCTATCCAGG GTATTACCAGATGCCTATGGGCTACGGTGCGTATGGTTACGGCCAGTTCAACATGCCCAACATGCCCACCATGCCCAACATGCCCTACATGTCCTACCAGCAGACTCCAGGACAAGGCGGCTACCCAGCAGCCCCTCCTACCGGACAGCCCTACCCTGGCTACCCCCAGCAACCCCCTCAGCAGCAGCCCTACTACCCTCAGCAATAA
- the LOC119503030 gene encoding programmed cell death 6-interacting protein isoform X2, giving the protein MATFISVPLKKSSEVDLVKPLSKFVTATYPAGEEQVEYLRAVEELNKLRRNALGRPLDKHESSLEVLLRYYDQLCAVEAKFPFSENQLCLTFTWKDAFDKGSLFGGSVKLALASLGYEKTCVLFNAAALASQIASEQNLDNDEGLKAAAKFYQLASGAFGHIKDTVLSALNREPTMDISPETVGTLSNIMLAQAQEVFFLKATSDKMKDAVIAKLANQAADFYGDAYKQCQYKENLPKEVLPVLAAKHCIMQANAELHQSAVAKQKKRFGEEIARLQHATKLMKTVATTYDEYVSVKDLSDKINRALTAARKDNDFIYHDRVPEVKDVEHIGKAALVKSTTITPPLSQKFTDLFEKMVPMAVQQSMGIYGQRKTETVNRLVGTMREATNLCNGVLASLNLPAALEDLSGDSIPQSIAEKARAIVQLGGLQSIEQLIRDLPELLTRNREILDESLKMLDDEETTDNDLRAKFNQRWNRTPSGDLYKPLRAEGANFRNILDKAVQADQVVRDRYNTHCEMIALLCKPENELNAAIPSANPTKTLQGSEVVNVLRAQLAQLDEMKKERETLEGEIKGVTFDMSTTFLTALAQDGAISEEQLSLSQLDQLYGAYNQRVQATIRTQEEVLGQVQTSHQEFSSLKQSNTEANQREEVLKKLASAHDSYVEISNNLREGTKFYNDLTEILLKFQNKCSDIVFARKTERDELLKDLQQSIAREPSAPSFNVPAYQSTPAAPAGGPTPAPRTVFSQQPPQAQQQPQAKPMPPARPPPPSFTPQAASTIPTNAPPTGPPNSNPPPVAPPNQAQGPPYPSYQGYPGYYQMPMGYGAYGYGQFNMPNMPTMPNMPYMSYQQTPGQGGYPAAPPTGQPYPGYPQQPPQQQPYYPQQ; this is encoded by the exons ATGGCGACGTTTATTTCAGTCCCGTTAAAGAAGTCGTCTGAGGTGGATCTAGTGAAGCCTCTGTCTAAGTTTGTGACGGCTACATACCCGGCCGGAGAGGAGCAGGTCGAGTACCTCCGAGCCGTGGAGGAGCTCAACAAGCTCCGCAGGAACGCGCTGGGGAGGCCGCTGGACAAACACGAGAGCTCCCTGGAGGTCCTGCTCAG atACTATGACCAACTGTGTGCTGTCGAGGCCAAGTTCCCCTTCTCTGAAAACCAG CTCTGCTTAACCTTCACATGGAAGGATGCCTTTGATAAAGGATCGCTGTTCGGTGGCTCAGTCAAGCTTG CTTTGGCCAGTTTGGGCTACGAGAAGACATGCGTGTTGTTCAACGCAGCAGCTCTGGCCAGTCAGATCGCCTCTGAGCAGAACCTGGACAACGACGAGGGACTGAAGGCTGCAGCCAAGTTCTATCAG CTGGCCAGCGGAGCGTTTGGCCACATCAAGGACACGGTGCTGTCAGCACTGAACAGGGAGCCCACCATGGACATCTCCCCCGAGACTGTGGGTACCCTGAGCAACATCATGCTGGCCCAGGCCCAGGAGGTCTTCTTCCTCAAAGCCACCTCAG ATAAGATGAAAGATGCTGTCATCGCCAAGCTGGCCAATCAGGCAGCAGATTTCTACGGCGACGCCTACAAGCAATGCCAGTACAAAGAAAACCTTCCCAAG gaaGTGCTGCCGGTGCTGGCGGCCAAGCACTGCATCATGCAAGCCAACGCTGAGCTGCACCAGAGCGCCGTGGCCAAGCAGAAGAAGCGCTTTGGAGAGGAGATCGCTCGCCTGCAG CATGCAACAAAGTTGATGAAGACGGTGGCGACTACTTACGACGAATATGTGAGCGTTAAGGACCTGAGTGACAAGATAAACCGAGCCCTCACCGCAGCCAGAAAAGACAATGACTTTATCTACCACGACCGCGTGCCTGAGGTCAAGGATGTAGAACACATTGGCAAGGCAGCTCTGGTCAAATCCACCACCATCACACCTCCACTCAGCCAGAAATTCACAG ACTTGTTTGAGAAGATGGTCCCCATGGCGGTGCAGCAGTCTATGGGCATTTACGGCCAGAGGAAGACTGAGACTGTTAACAGACTGGTGGGAACGATGAGGGAGGCCACCAATCTCTGCAACGG GGTGTTGGCATCCCTAAACCTGCCCGCTGCCCTGGAGGACCTGTCAGGAGACTCTATCCCACAATCCATTGCTGAGAAGGCCCGAGCCATCGTGCAGCTGGGAGGATTGCAGAGCATCGAGCAGCTAATCAGAGACCTGCCTGAGCTTCTGACCCGCAACAGAGAGATCCTGGATGAG TCTCTGAAGATGCTGGATGATGAAGAGACGACCGACAACGATCTGAGAGCCAAGTTCAACCAGCGCTGGAACAGAACCCCCTCTGGAGACCTCTACAAGCCCCTTCgtgcag AGGGAGCCAACTTCCGCAACATCTTGGACAAGGCCGTACAGGCGGACCAGGTGGTGAGGGACCGCTACAACACCCACTGTGAGATGATCGCTCTGCTGTGTAAACCAGAGAACGAGCTCAACGCTGCCATCCCCTCCGCCAACCCGACCAAGACACTGCAGGGCAGCGAG GTGGTGAACGTGCTGCGCGCCCAGCTCGCCCAGCTGGACGAGAtgaagaaggagagggagaccCTGGAGGGAGAGATCAAGGGTGTGACCTTTGACATGTCTACCACCTTCCTGACGGCGCTCGCCCAGGACGGAGCCATCAGCGAGGAGCAGCTGTCACTCTCACAGCTCGACCAGTTGTACGGCGCCTACAACCAGAGGGTACAGGCCACCATCCGCACGCAGGAAGAAGTGCTGGGACAAGTTCAG ACGTCCCACCAGGAGTTCAGCAGTCTGAAGCAGTCCAACACGGAGGCCAACCAGAGGGAGGAGGTCCTGAAGAAGCTGGCTTCAGCCCATGACAGCTACGTTGAGATCAGCAACAACCTGCGCGAAGGCACCAAG TTCTACAACGACTTGACAGAAATCCTGCTTAAGTTCCAGAACAAATGCAGCGACATCGTTTTCGCTCGCAAGACAGAGCGGGATGAACTACTTAA GGACCTGCAGCAGAGCATCGCCCGAGAGCCCAGTGCTCCGTCCTTCAACGTTCCTGCCTATCAGAGCACCCCAGCTGCCCCCGCTGGTGGCCCAACCCCTGCACCCAGGACCGTCTTT TCCCAGCAGCCACCTCAAGCCCAGCAGCAGCCCCAGGCGAAGCCCATGCCCCCAGCCAGGCCTCCTCCACCGAGCTTCACACCTCAGGCAGCCTCCACCATTCCCACCAATGCACCACCCACTGGCCCTCCCAACAGCAACCCACCACCTGTGGCCCCACCAAACCAGGCCCAGGGGCCACCTTACCCCAGCTATCAAGGCTATCCAGG GTATTACCAGATGCCTATGGGCTACGGTGCGTATGGTTACGGCCAGTTCAACATGCCCAACATGCCCACCATGCCCAACATGCCCTACATGTCCTACCAGCAGACTCCAGGACAAGGCGGCTACCCAGCAGCCCCTCCTACCGGACAGCCCTACCCTGGCTACCCCCAGCAACCCCCTCAGCAGCAGCCCTACTACCCTCAGCAATAA